Proteins found in one Mytilus edulis chromosome 2, xbMytEdul2.2, whole genome shotgun sequence genomic segment:
- the LOC139511248 gene encoding C-C chemokine receptor type 8-like, producing MFPMEEINFAINYTESDDLTIDASPAIGDKDTLLIIMDCLVNVFVLLLNISLAVLILCHSKIRQQLFYWRVLNLCLSDLIVGVLVLPFGISYTHNYAWLHGHVLCQTYVILDVTHFGFSSLVITTMCADRFLSKILELYPDKLQIIKFVQLFLFIMPWLFTLCVFLPLLLSSVKTMGVVFRHTCGFILHDDMLVPTAVVAYLIPNLLLILTTVIMLIIYKVKRPVWYRLDEPEAPGSHITPHLRSSTIATLIVSCITMLFWFPYLVNMFIMVTCRSHRCFPGLEVFKATLILCTLTSLFTPCLWLSDDEIRTAAKQSVRRIRAFCLKPLVVREQQYNEHINEEDL from the coding sequence ATGTTTCCAATGGAGGAGATTAATTTTGCCATTAACTATACTGAGAGCGATGACTTAACCATCGATGCCTCTCCAGCAATAGGGGACAAAGATACACTGCTGATTATAATGGACTGTTTAGTTAATGTATTTGTTCTACTGCTAAATATCTCTCTTGCAGTATTAATACTCTGTCACTCAAAGATACGACAACAATTATTCTATTGGAGGgttttaaatttatgtttgtcTGACCTTATCGTTGGGGTATTAGTGCTTCCGTTCGGAATAAGTTACACGCACAACTATGCTTGGCTTCATGGTCATGTACTTTGTCAAACGTATGTTATCCTCGATGTTACACATTTTGGATTTTCTTCTTTAGTTATTACAACGATGTGCGCGGACAGATTCTTGTCGAAAATTTTGGAGCTGTATCCGGATAAACTACAGATTATAAAATTTGTGCAACTGTTTCTGTTCATTATGCCTTGGCTTTTCACATTATGTGTTTTCCTGCCATTACTATTATCAAGCGTTAAGACGATGGGTGTCGTGTTCCGCCATACTTGTGGTTTTATATTACATGACGATATGCTAGTTCCGACAGCCGTTGTTGCATACTTGATACCAAATTTACTGTTAATCTTGACAACTGTTATCATGTTAATTATTTACAAAGTAAAACGCCCTGTTTGGTATCGACTGGACGAACCAGAGGCTCCTGGAAGTCACATCACTCCACATCTTAGATCCTCCACCATTGCAACATTAATTGTTAGTTGTATTACAATGTTGTTCTGGTTCCCTTATTTGGTCAATATGTTTATAATGGTAACCTGTAGATCTCACCGATGCTTTCCAGGTTTGGAGGTCTTCAAAGCAACATTGATACTGTGTACTCTGACATCATTATTTACACCTTGCCTCTGGTTAAGTGATGATGAGATACGAACAGCTGCGAAACAGTCCGTTCGGAGGATACGGGCGTTTTGTTTGAAACCATTGGTTGTGCGGGAACAACAGTACAATGAACACATAAACGAAGAAGATTTATAA